One window of the Niallia circulans genome contains the following:
- a CDS encoding LysR family transcriptional regulator: MDIKSLEVFKAVAIEQSITKAAEKLNYVQSNVTARIQRLEQELGVPLLYRYHKKISLTPAGRELLPYVNKLLFDFEEAIEAVKLSSTPRGSLHIGAMESTATTRLPIIFSRYHKEFPQVELSLYMAPTVDQVNAILNYKIDGAFVDGPILHPEIIEYPVLEEFLVLITSYSTETFHIESILHKPLLSSFAHCTYLAIWQKWLADNDFAPMRVMEYGTLEGVLKCVENGLGVTVLPISMVESRMQDKLNCHPLPDPHRTVPTVFIMRRDSYRTSALSKFMELAGITNL; encoded by the coding sequence TTGGATATTAAATCTTTAGAAGTGTTTAAGGCAGTAGCTATTGAACAAAGTATCACTAAGGCTGCTGAGAAATTAAATTATGTACAGTCAAATGTTACTGCAAGAATACAGCGTCTTGAACAGGAGTTAGGAGTTCCCCTACTATACCGATATCATAAGAAGATATCCTTAACCCCTGCAGGTCGTGAATTATTACCATATGTAAATAAGTTGCTTTTCGATTTTGAGGAGGCTATTGAAGCAGTCAAACTTTCCTCTACTCCACGAGGTTCTTTGCACATCGGAGCTATGGAATCAACAGCTACTACACGATTACCAATTATTTTCTCTCGATATCACAAGGAATTTCCACAAGTAGAACTAAGCTTATATATGGCACCTACTGTAGATCAGGTTAATGCTATTCTCAATTACAAGATAGACGGCGCATTTGTTGATGGGCCAATTCTTCATCCAGAAATTATTGAGTACCCTGTACTTGAAGAATTCCTAGTTCTAATTACAAGCTACTCTACGGAAACATTTCATATAGAATCAATTTTACATAAACCACTGCTTTCGTCATTCGCACATTGCACTTATTTAGCAATTTGGCAAAAATGGCTAGCGGACAATGATTTTGCTCCTATGAGAGTAATGGAATATGGCACTTTGGAGGGTGTCCTTAAATGCGTTGAAAACGGGTTAGGAGTAACCGTATTACCAATATCTATGGTCGAATCACGTATGCAGGACAAACTTAACTGCCATCCATTACCGGATCCACATAGAACAGTTCCTACTGTGTTTATAATGCGTCGTGATTCGTATAGGACTAGTGCTCTCTCAAAATTTATGGAGCTAGCAGGTATTACTAATCTATGA
- a CDS encoding cupin domain-containing protein, producing MISKVNIQDKFLKINDYWNPRIGCELNDSYIKMVKIRGEFIWHHHDHEDEMFFVWRGKLVIRLRNGEIVLNEGEFIVIPKGIEHQPIAEEEVHLLLIEPKTTLNTGNVVNQRTVLNPQEI from the coding sequence TTGATTTCAAAGGTAAATATACAGGATAAATTTTTAAAAATAAATGATTACTGGAATCCTAGAATAGGTTGTGAGTTAAACGATTCATACATAAAAATGGTAAAGATTAGGGGTGAATTTATTTGGCATCACCACGATCATGAGGATGAGATGTTCTTCGTATGGCGAGGAAAGCTGGTAATACGTTTGAGAAACGGTGAAATAGTTCTTAATGAAGGAGAATTTATTGTTATACCTAAAGGAATAGAACATCAGCCAATTGCAGAAGAGGAAGTCCATTTGTTATTAATCGAACCAAAAACCACGCTAAACACAGGAAATGTGGTTAATCAACGAACTGTGTTGAATCCTCAAGAAATTTAA
- a CDS encoding cupin domain-containing protein: protein MNYQTINLNEKFSKFNERWSPKVIGEMNDYQFKVVKIEGDFVWHDHQDTDEVFIVLTGEMFIDFRDGQVKVSQGEMFIVPKGTEHKPFATQECHIMLVEPRGIVNTGDTKSALTAVNDIWI, encoded by the coding sequence ATTAATTATCAAACTATTAATTTGAATGAAAAATTTTCTAAGTTCAACGAACGCTGGTCTCCAAAGGTCATTGGTGAAATGAATGACTATCAATTCAAAGTGGTCAAGATAGAAGGGGATTTTGTGTGGCATGATCATCAAGATACCGACGAGGTGTTTATCGTTCTCACTGGTGAAATGTTTATTGATTTTCGCGATGGTCAAGTTAAGGTGTCTCAAGGAGAGATGTTTATAGTGCCAAAGGGGACCGAACATAAACCTTTCGCTACACAAGAGTGTCATATCATGCTAGTAGAGCCAAGGGGAATTGTAAATACTGGCGATACTAAATCAGCATTAACCGCAGTTAATGATATCTGGATCTAA
- a CDS encoding 2-isopropylmalate synthase has protein sequence MSRKIWVFDTTLRDGEQVPGAKLNVYEKLEVAKQLKKLKVDMIEAGFPSSSIGDFNAVKEIAKRIGNTDDVIITALARAVKSDIDDVYNSVKYAKNPLIHIVLGTSDIHVEKKFGKSKNQILDIGVDAVKYAKTLLPEVQYSTEDASRADFEYLWKTIEAVVKAGATIINIPDTVGYAEPQEFGELIYKINDRLKNLNDNVLLSVHCHNDLGMATANTLAAIKNGAEKVECTINGIGERAGNASLEEVVMAVHTRSEIYQAFTNINTKEIMNTSRIVSGFMGLDVQVNKAITGENAFAHSSGIHQDGLIKSRNTYEIIDPVTVGLDDMELILTARSGRHAIKTAFEKLGMNQFSNSEFEEIFVDFLKLADAKKEVYNHDLYVMIENYYKKVKGNNQDISHYSNNFYELIDLQVISNTKFPSASVELKKADQIIKGTAIGSGPIDALYSAIMNVCDLDMKLIQYDIRSVSRGKEALGKVKIQVEFKGEVYIAKASDTDILKASAYAYINAINSIVVDHLLPVK, from the coding sequence ATGTCAAGAAAAATTTGGGTATTTGATACAACATTAAGAGATGGAGAACAAGTTCCTGGTGCAAAATTGAATGTATACGAAAAATTGGAAGTCGCCAAGCAATTAAAGAAACTCAAAGTTGATATGATTGAGGCTGGATTTCCTTCTTCATCAATAGGTGATTTTAACGCGGTTAAAGAAATTGCTAAAAGGATAGGAAATACAGATGATGTGATAATTACGGCGTTAGCAAGAGCAGTAAAATCCGATATTGATGATGTATATAATAGTGTTAAATATGCAAAAAATCCACTAATCCATATTGTATTAGGTACTTCGGATATTCATGTAGAAAAGAAATTTGGAAAATCGAAAAATCAAATATTGGATATAGGAGTGGATGCTGTGAAGTATGCGAAAACACTCCTGCCAGAAGTGCAATATTCAACAGAGGATGCGTCAAGAGCTGATTTTGAATATTTATGGAAAACTATAGAAGCTGTTGTAAAAGCAGGAGCCACAATTATAAATATACCTGATACAGTTGGTTATGCTGAGCCCCAAGAGTTCGGTGAATTAATCTATAAGATAAATGATCGCTTGAAGAATTTGAATGATAATGTGCTTCTAAGTGTTCATTGCCACAATGATTTAGGAATGGCTACAGCTAATACATTGGCAGCAATTAAAAACGGTGCTGAAAAAGTAGAATGTACTATTAATGGAATCGGAGAACGTGCAGGAAATGCATCATTAGAGGAAGTAGTTATGGCTGTTCATACACGTTCTGAGATATATCAAGCATTTACGAATATTAATACAAAGGAAATTATGAATACGTCGAGGATAGTAAGTGGATTCATGGGACTTGATGTACAAGTAAACAAAGCAATTACAGGGGAAAATGCTTTTGCACATTCTTCAGGTATTCACCAGGATGGATTAATCAAGTCAAGAAATACTTATGAAATAATTGATCCCGTCACTGTGGGTCTTGATGACATGGAGCTTATTCTAACAGCACGTTCTGGACGCCATGCGATTAAAACTGCTTTTGAAAAATTAGGTATGAATCAATTCTCGAATTCAGAGTTCGAGGAAATCTTTGTAGACTTTCTTAAATTAGCCGATGCGAAAAAAGAAGTATATAATCATGATCTATATGTAATGATTGAAAATTATTACAAAAAAGTAAAGGGGAATAATCAGGACATCAGCCATTACAGTAACAATTTTTATGAGTTAATAGATCTGCAAGTGATCAGTAATACAAAATTTCCTTCTGCTAGTGTGGAGTTAAAGAAGGCTGATCAAATCATTAAGGGAACTGCGATAGGTTCTGGTCCGATTGATGCTTTATATTCTGCAATTATGAATGTATGTGATTTAGATATGAAGTTGATTCAATACGATATTAGAAGTGTTTCAAGGGGAAAAGAAGCATTAGGAAAAGTGAAAATTCAAGTTGAATTTAAAGGGGAAGTATATATTGCCAAAGCATCAGATACAGACATTTTAAAAGCAAGTGCTTATGCGTATATTAATGCCATAAATAGTATTGTGGTCGATCATTTACTTCCAGTAAAATAA
- a CDS encoding NUDIX hydrolase has protein sequence MTTSSDYIRYIRGKVGQDLIFLNFAGGIVYNERNEILLQKRGDGNEWGFPGGAMELGESLEATTKREILEETGLNVKVEHLIGVYSKYSAEFPNGDKAQTITHFFQCKPIDGELTADGIETLDLKYFPINKIPKLFTKQHEDALEDWLCKRKGVFK, from the coding sequence ATGACTACATCTAGTGACTACATTCGCTATATTCGTGGAAAAGTGGGACAAGATTTAATATTTCTTAATTTTGCTGGAGGTATTGTTTATAACGAACGAAATGAGATTCTCTTACAAAAAAGGGGAGATGGAAATGAGTGGGGTTTTCCAGGCGGTGCTATGGAACTAGGAGAATCTCTTGAAGCAACAACAAAACGAGAAATTCTTGAGGAGACAGGATTAAATGTTAAGGTTGAACATCTTATTGGTGTCTACTCTAAATATTCTGCTGAGTTTCCGAACGGAGATAAAGCTCAGACTATTACTCACTTTTTTCAATGTAAGCCAATTGATGGGGAACTTACTGCAGATGGTATTGAGACATTGGATTTGAAGTACTTTCCAATAAATAAAATACCGAAATTATTCACTAAGCAACACGAAGATGCCTTAGAAGATTGGCTTTGCAAAAGAAAAGGTGTATTTAAATAA
- a CDS encoding permease, with protein MKKLKRYRFFLILLLGLLLIAFMNQTIAAKTVQLTGKNILDMLILLPPVFILVGLLDQWVKKETLVRYMGEKSGIIGVLFTLLLATVAAGPLYIAFPIAVLLLRKGASIRYIVFFLGAWSTVKLPVLVYEFTSFGPKFTLIHICFGLVFYYLTGILFEKMYSQQKLLKYDTTIGK; from the coding sequence ATGAAAAAGCTAAAAAGATATCGCTTCTTTCTCATTTTATTATTAGGGCTTCTGCTTATAGCATTTATGAATCAAACGATTGCTGCAAAAACAGTTCAGTTAACTGGTAAAAATATTTTGGATATGTTAATTCTACTTCCTCCAGTATTTATATTAGTGGGATTATTGGACCAATGGGTAAAGAAAGAAACACTCGTTAGATATATGGGGGAAAAATCAGGTATAATTGGTGTCCTCTTCACCTTATTATTAGCAACAGTAGCTGCTGGACCTCTTTATATAGCCTTTCCAATCGCAGTACTTTTATTGAGAAAAGGAGCTAGCATCCGCTATATAGTGTTTTTTTTAGGGGCTTGGTCAACAGTGAAATTGCCAGTTCTAGTGTATGAATTTACTTCATTTGGTCCTAAATTCACACTTATTCATATTTGTTTCGGACTCGTGTTTTACTATTTAACAGGAATTCTTTTTGAAAAAATGTATAGCCAACAAAAGTTGCTAAAGTATGATACAACTATCGGAAAATAG
- a CDS encoding PadR family transcriptional regulator, with the protein MKHTGRHTGAFLLLFLMEGDNYGGKLLQKCKEELPINPIDSAILYRTLKKLEEEGAIDSYLDVSDQDKPVRMYKITTLGKRKLEEFQIDIQEKIKNLSFFLEKYKKWNCENNG; encoded by the coding sequence ATGAAACATACAGGGAGACATACTGGTGCATTTCTTTTGCTGTTTTTAATGGAGGGAGATAATTATGGTGGAAAACTGTTGCAAAAATGTAAGGAAGAGCTTCCCATCAATCCAATTGATAGCGCCATACTATATCGCACACTAAAAAAATTGGAGGAAGAAGGTGCCATTGATTCTTATTTAGATGTTTCTGATCAAGATAAACCGGTAAGGATGTATAAAATCACTACACTTGGAAAAAGAAAATTAGAAGAATTTCAAATTGATATTCAAGAAAAAATTAAAAATTTATCATTTTTCCTGGAAAAATACAAAAAATGGAATTGCGAAAATAATGGTTAA
- a CDS encoding AAA family ATPase codes for MKKLGTLYFFCGKMGAGKSTKSKQLAIDKHAVLLSEDEWLSSLYPNQIASFEDYLKFSAQLKPLVKKHVQNILSVGTDVVMDFPANTQKLRKWFFDMASEVNASHQLIFLNLNNEQCLRQIAQRRNEQPERSTFDTEAVFIHVTKFFEAPEASEGLNILEYSGKE; via the coding sequence ATGAAAAAATTGGGGACTCTATACTTTTTCTGTGGAAAAATGGGAGCTGGAAAATCAACTAAATCAAAGCAATTGGCGATAGATAAACATGCGGTACTGTTGTCTGAGGATGAGTGGCTTTCATCTCTTTATCCCAATCAAATTGCATCATTTGAGGACTATCTAAAATTCTCAGCGCAGCTCAAGCCATTGGTGAAAAAGCATGTCCAAAACATATTAAGTGTTGGTACAGATGTAGTAATGGATTTTCCAGCAAACACTCAAAAACTGCGAAAGTGGTTTTTTGATATGGCGTCAGAGGTCAATGCAAGCCATCAACTAATTTTCCTTAATCTAAATAACGAGCAATGCTTACGTCAAATCGCACAAAGGCGTAATGAACAACCAGAAAGATCAACTTTTGACACAGAAGCGGTGTTTATTCATGTTACTAAATTTTTTGAAGCACCAGAGGCATCTGAGGGTTTAAATATTTTAGAATATAGCGGAAAAGAATAA
- a CDS encoding SIR2 family protein, translating into MSLPTLSVFFGAGAEIGYGLPSGGKFALEIFRVSNEKDKETFRSQIQSLDSRSQIATQWLPDNYASKRLNVFGKGEFEGLIASSLENRRSNILDYLDHFDENVSDLLNKWKFNETIIRDKFTNETGEQIGDMRYNQAIRLNEKLASSVLLFESDYFSAFLRLLEKYPTDRYLKRIVRAFLELLVGAIGQSLVSQLNEELFTAAPDELNVFDDLSGVFSLNYQGVGQTGMEIVIEETSIDLKEDTDGLTVFRELGRSILEEIYCQAMDYQALIDSHFRYLYNPKAQWAKFSRIAIFLHTVQRYITNKVHVDETRISDGPGYYHDLINLRNYFHIKAVGTTNYNNFVQQVLAGTELAETPVYHLNGSVNEYYDPYKNEILTEPSSEERQGRILVPFMFTQSGVKPLTSVSMSRKYVNLYDHFVESDIVCVIGYGFNGDDGHINGMFRSLVEIENKSLVILHYKSDNRTQQQLLRYYQQKLRLSSSGNLRVVLVDNNRIFNGDIWYNALL; encoded by the coding sequence TTGAGTTTACCAACATTATCAGTATTTTTCGGAGCAGGTGCAGAAATAGGTTATGGTTTACCTTCTGGAGGGAAGTTTGCATTAGAAATATTTAGAGTTTCAAATGAAAAAGATAAAGAAACATTTAGAAGCCAGATTCAAAGCCTAGACTCTAGGTCACAGATTGCTACTCAATGGCTTCCAGATAACTATGCGAGTAAGAGATTAAATGTTTTTGGAAAAGGAGAGTTTGAAGGCCTTATTGCCTCAAGTTTAGAAAATAGAAGAAGCAACATTTTGGATTATCTGGATCATTTTGATGAAAACGTTTCCGATCTGTTAAATAAATGGAAGTTTAATGAAACAATAATACGTGATAAGTTTACAAACGAAACAGGCGAACAAATTGGTGATATGAGATATAATCAAGCAATTCGGTTAAATGAGAAGCTTGCTTCCAGTGTATTGTTGTTTGAATCTGACTATTTTTCAGCATTCTTAAGATTATTAGAAAAATATCCAACAGATCGTTATTTGAAAAGAATTGTAAGGGCTTTTTTGGAATTATTGGTTGGAGCAATTGGTCAAAGTCTTGTTTCGCAGCTAAACGAAGAATTGTTTACTGCAGCACCTGATGAATTAAACGTATTTGATGATTTGTCAGGGGTTTTTTCTTTGAATTATCAAGGTGTTGGACAAACTGGAATGGAAATTGTAATTGAAGAAACCTCTATTGATTTAAAGGAAGATACAGACGGACTTACAGTGTTTAGAGAACTTGGTAGAAGCATATTAGAAGAAATTTATTGCCAAGCAATGGATTACCAAGCTTTAATAGATAGTCATTTTAGATATCTGTATAATCCGAAAGCGCAATGGGCTAAATTTAGTCGGATTGCTATATTCCTTCATACTGTTCAAAGATATATTACTAACAAAGTCCATGTTGATGAAACAAGAATTTCAGATGGTCCCGGATATTATCACGACTTAATAAATTTAAGAAATTATTTTCATATTAAAGCTGTGGGAACTACCAATTATAACAATTTTGTACAACAGGTATTAGCAGGGACAGAATTAGCAGAAACACCTGTGTATCATTTAAATGGAAGTGTAAATGAATACTATGATCCATACAAAAATGAAATTTTAACAGAACCTTCTTCCGAGGAGAGACAAGGAAGAATTCTTGTACCATTTATGTTTACTCAAAGTGGAGTTAAACCTTTGACTTCTGTCAGTATGTCAAGAAAGTATGTTAATCTTTATGATCATTTTGTTGAATCAGACATAGTATGTGTGATTGGTTATGGTTTTAACGGAGATGATGGCCATATAAATGGAATGTTCAGAAGCTTGGTAGAGATAGAAAATAAAAGTTTAGTCATTTTACACTATAAAAGCGATAATCGTACGCAGCAGCAACTTTTAAGGTATTATCAACAAAAATTACGTTTAAGTTCTTCTGGGAACTTAAGAGTCGTTTTGGTAGATAATAACCGTATATTTAATGGAGATATTTGGTACAACGCCCTATTATAG
- a CDS encoding TetR/AcrR family transcriptional regulator, whose translation MERRKRRTQKLIIDTFFLLLNEKPFDKITVNQITTLADINRGTFYLHYQDKYELLEKTIKIYINQMDQYCLHNQEMTINSLTLAFDYLKENYNFIEPLLRNEGYQLFQHELKSSISSFIETSDLFDLRVVSILKRRAIISTILGTIEWWLAEDELNTDPSEIAAELKDIIFSIIT comes from the coding sequence ATGGAAAGAAGAAAAAGGAGAACGCAAAAGCTAATAATAGACACTTTTTTCTTATTACTTAATGAGAAACCGTTTGATAAAATCACAGTAAATCAAATTACAACATTAGCTGATATTAACAGAGGCACTTTTTACCTTCATTATCAGGATAAATATGAATTACTAGAAAAAACCATTAAAATCTATATAAATCAAATGGACCAATACTGTCTTCATAATCAAGAAATGACTATTAACTCACTTACTTTAGCTTTTGATTACTTAAAGGAAAATTACAATTTTATTGAACCCTTATTGAGGAATGAAGGGTATCAACTATTCCAACACGAACTCAAGTCATCTATATCTTCCTTTATTGAAACTTCCGATTTATTTGATCTCCGCGTTGTTAGTATTTTGAAAAGAAGGGCTATCATATCAACTATTCTAGGAACTATTGAATGGTGGTTAGCTGAAGATGAATTGAACACAGATCCATCAGAAATTGCTGCTGAATTAAAAGATATAATCTTTTCCATCATTACATAA
- a CDS encoding ketopantoate reductase family protein has translation MNILVIGRGVISTQYAWIFKENGNNIDFYIRPESIDKYTPMLNLQLDDRRKRKSKKINVSWETNLIYEIPQNHNYDLIFVSVNIEQISSVVKTLNNKVNNATVLFFNNFWEDPIKQTEILPQTQIIFGFPGAGGGTVGTNTINGAFSSIIMIGDIGKASKERVQQVYTLFEQAEFSLKRQTNFKKFLLNHFLLNVAVEIEVLKEGSFIGLMDSIDALGNISINLRQLKPIMKERGMSYDALNTLLSTISPKIIGIIMSKFIFKSGSTARSLMEGNNIITGRSAKLILDEARRKNIHVNTLENISKLLT, from the coding sequence ATGAATATCTTAGTTATTGGGCGTGGGGTGATTTCTACTCAATATGCTTGGATCTTTAAAGAAAATGGAAATAATATTGACTTTTATATTAGACCAGAATCAATAGATAAGTATACGCCAATGCTGAACTTACAGCTAGACGATCGGAGGAAACGGAAGTCTAAAAAGATTAATGTATCGTGGGAAACTAACTTAATATATGAAATTCCACAAAATCATAACTATGACTTGATTTTTGTGAGCGTCAATATTGAACAAATCAGTTCTGTTGTAAAAACATTGAATAATAAGGTGAATAACGCTACTGTACTGTTTTTTAATAACTTTTGGGAGGATCCAATCAAGCAGACAGAAATATTACCACAAACTCAAATTATATTCGGGTTTCCTGGTGCTGGCGGGGGAACAGTAGGGACAAACACAATTAATGGTGCGTTTTCTTCTATTATTATGATAGGTGATATAGGGAAGGCTTCGAAAGAACGAGTTCAGCAAGTATACACATTATTTGAGCAAGCAGAATTCAGCCTTAAAAGGCAGACTAACTTTAAAAAGTTCTTATTGAACCACTTCCTCTTAAATGTAGCTGTTGAAATAGAAGTTTTAAAAGAAGGGAGTTTTATAGGATTGATGGATTCTATCGATGCTTTAGGAAACATTTCCATCAATCTTAGACAGCTAAAGCCTATAATGAAGGAGCGAGGAATGAGTTATGATGCTTTAAATACTTTACTTTCAACGATATCACCAAAAATTATAGGGATTATAATGTCCAAGTTTATCTTTAAAAGTGGAAGTACAGCACGATCTTTAATGGAAGGAAATAATATTATAACTGGACGCAGTGCCAAATTAATTCTTGATGAAGCAAGAAGAAAAAATATACATGTAAATACACTCGAAAATATTAGTAAACTCCTAACCTAA
- a CDS encoding winged helix-turn-helix transcriptional regulator, whose translation MKKFSCGFEVTKEVIGGKWKGLVLYFLMNGPKRTSELKRIIPNITQKMLIQTLRELEASGLVSRKMYNQVPPKVEYSSTELGESLKPILQELCQWGSHYAEQEYAEGEYEIVQPEQVSYQDNIIS comes from the coding sequence ATGAAAAAATTTAGTTGTGGGTTTGAAGTGACAAAGGAAGTTATTGGCGGAAAATGGAAAGGCCTTGTATTATACTTTTTAATGAATGGACCAAAGAGAACGAGTGAATTAAAGCGCATTATCCCAAATATAACTCAGAAAATGCTGATTCAAACACTTAGAGAGCTTGAAGCCAGTGGACTTGTGAGCAGAAAGATGTATAATCAAGTACCGCCGAAGGTTGAATATTCATCCACTGAACTTGGAGAATCTCTTAAACCTATCTTGCAGGAGCTCTGTCAATGGGGAAGCCATTATGCGGAGCAAGAGTATGCAGAAGGTGAATATGAAATTGTACAACCAGAACAAGTTTCATATCAAGATAATATCATTTCATAG
- a CDS encoding SDR family NAD(P)-dependent oxidoreductase produces MGKFEGKIALVTGGTSGIGLATAQKFVNEGAYVYITGRRQNELDKAVNQIGKNVTGVQGDISKLEDLDKLYDIIKQEKGKLDILFANAGIGNFLPLGEITEEQVDRTFDINVKGTIFTVQKALSLFPDKVGSIIVTGSTAGSIGNPAFSVYGASKAALRALVRNWILDLKGTEIRVNVVSPGAILTPAYDELFGDALEEVMENSKNTVPSGKVGTPEEVANAVTFLASDESSYLTGVELFVDGGLAQV; encoded by the coding sequence ATGGGTAAATTTGAAGGTAAAATAGCGCTTGTAACGGGTGGAACTAGTGGGATTGGTCTTGCTACAGCACAAAAATTTGTAAACGAAGGTGCATATGTTTATATCACGGGACGTAGACAAAACGAACTTGATAAAGCTGTTAACCAAATTGGCAAGAACGTAACCGGTGTTCAAGGTGATATTTCTAAGCTTGAAGACTTAGACAAACTATATGACATTATAAAGCAGGAAAAAGGTAAGTTGGACATTCTTTTTGCTAATGCAGGCATCGGCAACTTCCTTCCATTAGGTGAAATTACTGAAGAGCAGGTTGATAGAACGTTCGACATTAACGTTAAAGGAACCATCTTTACTGTTCAAAAAGCGTTATCACTATTCCCGGACAAAGTAGGTTCTATTATTGTAACAGGCTCTACTGCTGGATCAATTGGCAACCCAGCGTTTAGTGTATATGGAGCATCTAAAGCAGCATTAAGAGCACTAGTTCGCAACTGGATTCTTGACCTAAAAGGTACTGAAATCCGTGTAAATGTGGTTAGTCCAGGAGCTATTCTTACACCTGCATACGATGAACTTTTTGGTGATGCACTTGAAGAAGTAATGGAAAATAGCAAAAATACTGTTCCATCTGGAAAAGTTGGAACACCTGAAGAAGTAGCAAACGCTGTAACTTTCCTTGCTTCAGACGAAAGCAGTTACTTGACGGGAGTTGAATTGTTCGTAGATGGCGGGCTAGCACAGGTATAA
- a CDS encoding YjdF family protein — protein sequence MKLTIYYDGQFYIGLIEIVSENKLKACRYIFGKEPKDQEVLDFVNRKLLRVIESNQQIGIPICQKSQKKINPKRIQRKVSKELKQCSVSSKAQEAIKAEYEQRKKAKSAKNKQLREEKKTYIRNCKVQKAKNKHKGR from the coding sequence ATGAAACTAACCATTTATTATGATGGTCAATTTTATATAGGGCTTATAGAAATTGTGTCTGAAAATAAACTTAAAGCCTGCCGATATATTTTCGGTAAAGAACCAAAAGATCAGGAAGTATTAGATTTTGTGAACAGAAAATTATTAAGGGTTATTGAATCTAATCAACAAATAGGGATACCTATTTGTCAGAAATCACAAAAGAAAATTAATCCTAAAAGAATTCAAAGAAAAGTCTCAAAAGAATTAAAGCAATGCTCTGTTTCTTCTAAAGCACAAGAAGCCATCAAGGCTGAATATGAACAACGGAAGAAAGCAAAATCAGCTAAAAATAAACAGCTAAGAGAAGAAAAAAAGACGTATATTAGAAATTGCAAGGTTCAAAAGGCTAAAAATAAACATAAAGGCAGGTAA
- a CDS encoding alpha/beta fold hydrolase has translation MNKINQFIMVKEKKIELLHIGSKGIPIVILTGMGCSFYEWYQVTKSLAKSNRVIMFHRPGLGLSPLSEEIRNTNAVIDELSQLLIGLNIFEPVILVGHSYGGLCAQHYAKVFPEKIAGIVLIDSTSVDLKELDELELPVLDETGTDEVWLEKCHSYSLMKPAELKEIVKPTLTDKQKNLPLHLQEHVLDFQTSPALYKTMYLEMCNWKKDGERIKRLGVFPNLPLIVIGRDKEYNIQLGIAEGLPEWEMRKLEDKWAELIMKQALLSKDSELIFAENSSHSIYLDRPDVVITAIKSLIKIRNGL, from the coding sequence GTGAATAAGATTAACCAATTTATAATGGTAAAAGAGAAGAAAATAGAACTTTTACATATAGGCAGTAAAGGAATTCCTATTGTTATACTTACAGGAATGGGTTGTTCGTTTTATGAGTGGTATCAAGTAACAAAATCATTAGCGAAATCAAACAGAGTCATTATGTTTCATAGACCAGGACTCGGGCTTAGTCCATTAAGTGAAGAGATACGTAATACGAACGCAGTTATAGATGAATTAAGTCAATTGTTGATCGGATTAAATATTTTTGAGCCCGTTATTTTAGTTGGACATTCTTATGGTGGTTTATGTGCACAGCATTATGCCAAGGTTTTTCCAGAAAAAATTGCCGGAATCGTATTGATTGATTCCACTTCTGTTGACTTAAAAGAATTAGATGAATTAGAGTTACCAGTGCTAGATGAGACTGGTACGGATGAGGTCTGGTTAGAGAAGTGCCATTCTTACTCGCTAATGAAACCAGCTGAACTAAAAGAAATAGTAAAACCTACTCTTACGGATAAACAAAAAAATCTACCACTTCATCTCCAAGAGCATGTCCTTGACTTTCAGACAAGTCCTGCCTTATATAAAACGATGTACCTGGAAATGTGTAATTGGAAGAAGGATGGAGAACGAATAAAGAGGTTGGGGGTTTTTCCTAATTTGCCTCTAATAGTTATTGGACGAGATAAAGAATATAACATTCAATTGGGAATTGCGGAGGGACTGCCCGAGTGGGAGATGAGAAAATTAGAAGATAAGTGGGCAGAGCTTATTATGAAACAGGCCCTACTTAGTAAAGATAGTGAATTAATTTTTGCTGAGAATTCTAGTCATTCTATTTATCTTGATCGTCCAGACGTAGTAATAACAGCAATTAAAAGTTTGATTAAAATTAGAAATGGATTATAA